One genomic region from Candidatus Mesenet endosymbiont of Agriotes lineatus encodes:
- a CDS encoding Holliday junction resolvase, with translation MSILTLDLGQQTGWAILEGGVIESGSKSFHVSRFSGGGMQFLNFSNWLNSLKQKFSNISVVYFEEVRRHLGTDAAHIYGGFLAHLTAWCELCLIKVLLQKAFYHSNASKSAVIAAIKNKGFTPSDDNEADSLALLFYAMNLNNNINNLSSLEAC, from the coding sequence ATGTCGATACTCACATTAGATTTAGGACAACAAACTGGTTGGGCAATTTTAGAAGGAGGAGTGATTGAAAGTGGTAGTAAGAGTTTTCATGTTAGTCGCTTTAGTGGTGGAGGAATGCAGTTTTTAAACTTTAGTAATTGGCTTAATTCTTTAAAACAGAAGTTTTCAAATATAAGTGTTGTCTATTTTGAAGAGGTAAGAAGACATCTTGGCACTGATGCTGCTCATATCTATGGAGGCTTCTTAGCCCATCTTACTGCTTGGTGTGAGCTTTGCCTTATCAAGGTGTTGCTGCAAAAAGCATTTTATCACAGTAATGCCAGTAAAAGTGCAGTGATTGCTGCAATAAAAAATAAAGGTTTTACCCCAAGTGATGACAACGAAGCTGATAGTTTAGCACTACTATTTTATGCTATGAATTTAAATAATAATATTAATAACTTAAGTAGTTTAGAAGCCTGTTAA
- a CDS encoding virulence RhuM family protein, which yields MKDKLPGNNEILFYETDNGKVCIEVRFENDNLWLTQKHMAKLFGCSSDNISLHLKNIYLSKELDKSSTTEEFSIVQKEGEREVKRNVVFYNLEAVISVGYRVNSERGIAFRTWATDKLKNYIFKGFAIDSNRFKNGTRFDARFFDELVEEIREIRASERIAYQKITDIYSTSVDYSSCAIETKDFFAIVQNKLHFAITGNTAAEIIANRANRNKPNMGLTNWRKAPKEKIFLSDTQVAKNYLDENEIAQLNKIVNMYIDHAEFQAARGKIMYMKDWKEKLDAFLKFNEQEILKDHGKVSHEVAITLATKEYEEFRKIQDKSYKSDFDKLVEEKKNLNKTNSN from the coding sequence ATGAAAGATAAGCTCCCAGGTAATAATGAAATCTTGTTTTATGAAACAGACAATGGAAAGGTATGTATAGAGGTCAGATTTGAAAATGATAATCTATGGCTTACACAGAAACATATGGCTAAGCTATTTGGCTGTTCAAGTGATAATATTTCGTTGCACTTAAAGAATATTTATCTAAGTAAAGAATTAGATAAAAGCTCAACTACTGAGGAATTCTCGATAGTTCAAAAAGAAGGAGAAAGAGAAGTAAAACGTAATGTAGTATTTTACAATTTAGAAGCTGTTATATCAGTAGGCTATCGTGTTAATTCAGAGCGTGGCATAGCTTTTCGTACATGGGCAACTGATAAACTAAAGAATTACATTTTTAAAGGCTTTGCAATAGATAGTAATAGATTTAAGAATGGTACAAGATTTGATGCTAGATTCTTTGATGAGCTAGTAGAAGAAATAAGAGAAATTAGGGCTAGCGAGCGTATAGCTTACCAGAAAATTACAGATATTTATTCAACTTCAGTAGATTATTCAAGTTGTGCAATTGAAACAAAAGATTTCTTTGCTATAGTGCAAAACAAATTACATTTTGCCATTACTGGAAATACAGCAGCAGAAATAATCGCAAATAGAGCAAATAGAAACAAACCAAATATGGGCCTAACAAATTGGCGAAAAGCACCTAAAGAGAAAATCTTTCTCTCTGACACTCAGGTAGCAAAAAACTACTTAGATGAAAATGAAATTGCTCAATTGAATAAGATAGTGAATATGTATATAGACCATGCGGAATTTCAAGCTGCTCGAGGTAAAATAATGTATATGAAAGATTGGAAAGAAAAGCTTGACGCATTTTTAAAATTTAACGAGCAAGAGATATTAAAGGACCACGGTAAAGTTTCTCATGAGGTAGCAATTACCTTAGCTACAAAGGAGTATGAAGAATTCAGAAAAATACAAGATAAATCGTACAAGTCAGACTTCGATAAATTGGTGGAAGAAAAGAAAAATCTTAACAAAACTAACTCCAACTAA